The genome window ACTTCCCGACAGCCAGTACAGCGCACTCGGGATCGATGCTGCGGCCGGTTCGAACGCGAGATGCCCCTCCGGCTTCATCATCTCGAAGGCGTAATAGCGATCAGCCAGCCCGTCATTCCTGAGCTGATCCCACGTGCTCACCTCCCCACGCGGAAGGAAAGGGATGCTCACGCTGACGAGACCGAGGAAGAGATCCGGACGAAGCACCATCGCGCGCTGCGCGACATCGGCTCCCCAGTCGTGACCGACGAGCACTGCCTCGGTGATCTCCAGCGCCTCCAGAAGGCCGACAAGGTCTCCGACGGTGTGCAGAGCACTGTAGAGCTCGACATCGCTGGGCGAGTAGCTTGCGCCGAACCCTCGCATGTCCAGTGCCACAGCCCGGTACCCTGCTGCCGCGACACCGGCCATCTGGGTGAGCCACGTCTCTGCGACGTCGGGGAACCCGTGGGCGAACAGGACGGCGGGACCTTCTCCTTGATCGAGCACGTGGAAGGACTGACCGTTCACGTCGACCTCCCCCCGCCGCAGCGGCGGGATCGTGCTTGCTGATGCGTTCATGTGTTCGTCTCCCCTTCTCGTGAGCGGCGGGAGGAAACCGCGGAACGTACCGCCGCTCCCGCCCCACGCTCGGTAAGCTACTTATAGTAACAACATAACCTACTGAAGGTAGTTTAATGACCGATACGACGACGGCAAGGCAGGGCGATCCCCCCAAGCGCCGACTCTCCTGGCAGGCCCGCCACCAGGATCTGCTGGAGAAGGGGCTGAGCATCGTGCGGGAGAACGGAGTGGACGCGCTGACACTCGGCACCCTCGCCCAGCGAGCGGGGGTGTCGAAGCCCGTCGTCTACGACCACTTCGACACCCGTTCGGCGTTGTTGACCGCTCTGTACCGGTGGATCGACGCGGAGCGGAAGCGGGCATTCCAAGAGGGCATGGCCCAGGGTGA of Microbacterium sp. LWH13-1.2 contains these proteins:
- a CDS encoding alpha/beta hydrolase, translating into MNASASTIPPLRRGEVDVNGQSFHVLDQGEGPAVLFAHGFPDVAETWLTQMAGVAAAGYRAVALDMRGFGASYSPSDVELYSALHTVGDLVGLLEALEITEAVLVGHDWGADVAQRAMVLRPDLFLGLVSVSIPFLPRGEVSTWDQLRNDGLADRYYAFEMMKPEGHLAFEPAAASIPSALYWLSGSPATGEGWDPIDASRGMLRPAPVSVPSWADPSYVSSSIAAFQKSGFDSGLNYYRASDITFEQLSAFKGVPIRQPALYIWGAEDGLCQLFHPEPPTVEQLRASAPRLVDVIRLEGVGHWPQHEAAERVTAEIVTFLAGIDWPDTLHDRTEGKSR